In Idiomarina sp. PL1-037, a single genomic region encodes these proteins:
- the zipA gene encoding cell division protein ZipA — MGSLQITLSILGILAIAGIVAHGVWKIRKGNQQQRQREQRVAENRQQQSSRFDDDGIGEVRVLKKEGTGGGYNDEQAFEPKAKTSSHRNSIVEDDDADAVEQMSMDLSNEDDMSDSLPSMRVSNDEPVEVEQTELKFDGDVTSEPNESYKSAAEQSSLQESVQAPEQEQEPEPKVSADTTDDFESAPEEVIALHVKGPVQGAVLLQMMTELGCKFGELGIFHRYENTAGTGPMIFSVANMFNPGTFDLDNMENFETDGVAFFMALPMKFDGQQAFNMMLNAAKKLATEIPQGQVLDGQRQLLTRQSIHEARQRIREFERKHSA; from the coding sequence ATGGGCAGTTTACAAATAACCCTCAGTATTCTTGGGATCCTGGCAATCGCAGGTATTGTTGCGCATGGCGTATGGAAGATACGTAAAGGTAACCAGCAACAACGACAGCGTGAACAACGGGTTGCAGAAAATCGCCAGCAGCAATCGTCCCGTTTTGACGACGACGGTATTGGCGAAGTTCGGGTTTTAAAGAAAGAGGGGACCGGTGGCGGCTACAATGATGAACAAGCTTTTGAGCCAAAAGCAAAAACCTCGTCGCACAGGAATTCGATAGTAGAAGACGATGATGCCGACGCTGTTGAGCAGATGTCTATGGATCTTAGCAATGAGGACGATATGTCTGACTCATTGCCGTCTATGCGAGTCAGTAACGATGAACCGGTTGAAGTAGAACAAACCGAGCTTAAGTTTGATGGGGATGTTACCTCTGAGCCGAATGAGTCTTATAAAAGTGCAGCCGAACAGAGCTCTTTGCAAGAGTCGGTGCAGGCGCCTGAGCAAGAGCAAGAACCAGAACCAAAAGTCAGTGCAGATACGACTGATGATTTTGAATCAGCTCCGGAAGAAGTTATTGCGTTACATGTTAAAGGACCTGTACAGGGCGCAGTATTATTGCAAATGATGACTGAGCTGGGCTGTAAATTTGGCGAGCTGGGTATTTTCCACCGCTATGAAAACACCGCAGGCACCGGACCAATGATTTTTAGTGTCGCCAACATGTTCAACCCCGGCACGTTTGACCTGGATAATATGGAAAACTTTGAAACCGACGGCGTCGCGTTTTTTATGGCCTTACCCATGAAATTTGACGGTCAGCAAGCCTTTAATATGATGTTGAATGCGGCTAAAAAACTCGCTACCGAAATTCCTCAGGGGCAGGTTCTGGATGGCCAGCGTCAATTATTGACCCGTCAGTCGATTCACGAAGCACGCCAGCGTATTCGTGAATTTGAACGTAAACACTCAGCTTAA
- the smc gene encoding chromosome segregation protein SMC, giving the protein MRLKHIKLVGFKSFVDPTKVPFPDQMTCVVGPNGCGKSNVIDAVRWVLGESSAKNLRGDAMSDVIFNGSNARKPVSQASVELVFDNSSGRIQGEYAAFNEISVKRLVTRDGQSNYFLNGSRCRRRDITDLFLGTGLGPRSYAIIEQGMISRLIESRPQELRVFIEEAAGISKYKERRKETENRMLHTRENLERLSDVREELGQQLEKLERQAAAAIRYKELKASERKFKGELQALRWLKLDNQRQQLQAQYAEQQTELERWQAQQSGDERGAIELKEQAEEARDSVEQSQEHMFSVGNEITRIEQTLKHQQELKEQRSQRQQQLNEEISQLDEQLAGDRLQREQLEEQQLMLEPQLEQVEEQLESVAEQSRQANEQWRQWQQQQRQQQQQQRDVEKQQQQAQLKLQELKQSQQYALQQVEQFHSQQQELQQQEQTLSVDENEQALVELKRQLEQEETRYQNSKQQLQTLQQAFKDQQQQHRQNQQQQDKAQAQLTAIEQLLEGKQNNDSRSEKWLQENYPDSLKVRELLQAESGWEMAVEQLAYDWLDAVVLEQAPEELEAVSGVKLVWPVSGQEPESWSLASKVKGPLRYWAPLQQCLAIEKDSNAEQQLQQSNASFAVSKAGNWYWQDGFIAARVDEDNSVLHLQTQRQNLLEQLQVLASRLSASEAQLEQTQTQVEQAQEQLEQVQHQVQQIRNEQGKVEERLQWNLQQAEQIQQQLKSLQDKQQEQRLHAEDAAEQQQQVEMQLEEFELLMEQTEQVDEDYGEQLESQVRAEDEQLQQLRSQQQQMTLQQQNLQAQAAQLQKLLQRSEQRYQQLLQERSEQQTADTDENESALDEQLTELLDKRGEVAEQLQEQRQQLSRLEHDLQQITQGQSAIQAKIGQAKEAMQSTEIEQVKLQERSQAVLETLAETGLTLKSILEELSSDADEKQWQQDLESIQNKIKRLGAINLAAIDEAEAQRERKQYLDQQVDDLSSALDTLEAAIRKIDKETRHRFKTTFDAINHDLQILFPKVFGGGSATLELTDDDLLETGVTIMARPPGKKNSTIHLLSGGEKALTALSLVFAIFRLNPAPFCLLDEVDAPLDDANVGRFCRLVSEMSESVQFIYISHNKVAMEMATHLAGVTMQEAGVSRLVAVDVEQAVAMTDAG; this is encoded by the coding sequence ATGCGCCTAAAACACATCAAATTAGTTGGCTTTAAATCCTTTGTTGATCCAACGAAAGTTCCTTTTCCTGACCAAATGACCTGTGTCGTCGGTCCGAATGGCTGTGGCAAATCCAATGTGATTGATGCTGTGCGCTGGGTGCTGGGTGAAAGTTCAGCAAAAAACTTGCGTGGCGATGCCATGAGTGACGTAATTTTTAATGGCTCGAATGCCCGTAAACCGGTTTCTCAGGCCAGTGTTGAACTGGTTTTTGATAACAGTTCTGGGCGCATTCAGGGCGAGTATGCTGCGTTTAATGAAATTTCGGTTAAGCGGCTGGTGACCCGTGACGGCCAGTCGAACTATTTTTTGAACGGCAGCCGTTGCCGCCGCCGCGATATTACCGATTTATTTCTGGGAACCGGGCTGGGTCCGCGCAGTTACGCGATTATTGAGCAGGGCATGATTTCCCGGCTGATTGAATCGCGCCCGCAGGAACTGCGCGTGTTTATTGAAGAAGCCGCAGGCATTTCAAAGTACAAAGAGCGCCGCAAAGAAACCGAAAACCGGATGTTGCATACGCGCGAGAACCTGGAGCGCCTGAGCGATGTTCGTGAGGAGCTCGGTCAACAGCTGGAGAAGCTGGAGCGTCAGGCTGCGGCTGCCATTCGTTATAAAGAACTGAAAGCCAGTGAGCGGAAATTTAAAGGCGAATTGCAGGCCCTGCGCTGGCTGAAACTGGATAATCAGCGACAGCAGTTGCAGGCGCAATACGCTGAACAGCAAACAGAGCTTGAACGCTGGCAGGCACAGCAAAGTGGTGATGAACGGGGTGCTATTGAACTGAAAGAGCAGGCTGAAGAGGCGCGTGACAGCGTAGAGCAGTCGCAGGAGCACATGTTTTCAGTGGGTAATGAAATTACCCGTATTGAGCAAACTCTGAAACATCAGCAAGAGCTAAAAGAGCAGCGCAGCCAGCGACAGCAGCAGTTGAACGAAGAAATAAGCCAGCTAGATGAGCAACTGGCGGGTGATCGGCTGCAAAGAGAACAACTGGAAGAACAGCAACTGATGCTGGAACCTCAGCTGGAGCAAGTTGAGGAACAGCTGGAAAGCGTGGCTGAACAATCTCGGCAAGCCAATGAGCAATGGCGCCAGTGGCAGCAACAACAACGACAGCAGCAACAGCAGCAACGCGATGTCGAAAAACAGCAACAGCAGGCCCAACTTAAGCTGCAGGAGCTGAAACAGAGCCAACAGTACGCGCTGCAACAAGTGGAGCAATTTCACAGCCAGCAACAAGAGTTGCAGCAACAGGAACAAACATTATCTGTTGACGAGAACGAACAGGCTCTGGTCGAACTAAAACGTCAGCTGGAGCAGGAAGAAACTCGGTATCAGAACAGTAAGCAGCAACTGCAGACTCTGCAGCAAGCGTTTAAAGATCAGCAGCAACAACACCGACAGAATCAACAACAACAAGACAAAGCTCAGGCTCAGTTAACCGCCATTGAGCAACTGCTGGAAGGGAAACAAAATAACGACAGCCGCAGCGAAAAATGGTTACAGGAAAACTATCCAGACAGTTTGAAGGTAAGGGAATTACTTCAGGCTGAAAGTGGCTGGGAAATGGCGGTTGAACAGCTGGCTTACGACTGGCTGGATGCCGTGGTTCTGGAACAAGCGCCGGAAGAACTGGAAGCGGTTTCCGGGGTGAAGCTGGTGTGGCCTGTGAGTGGGCAAGAACCTGAAAGCTGGTCTCTGGCCAGTAAAGTTAAAGGTCCGCTACGTTATTGGGCGCCGTTGCAGCAGTGTCTGGCGATTGAGAAGGATAGTAACGCGGAGCAGCAATTGCAACAAAGCAACGCCAGTTTTGCGGTATCGAAAGCCGGCAACTGGTATTGGCAGGACGGTTTTATCGCGGCTCGAGTTGACGAGGATAACAGTGTTCTTCACCTGCAGACACAGCGCCAAAACTTACTAGAACAACTGCAGGTGCTGGCTTCCAGGTTGTCTGCAAGTGAAGCGCAGCTGGAGCAAACTCAGACGCAGGTTGAGCAGGCGCAAGAGCAGCTAGAGCAGGTTCAGCATCAAGTCCAGCAGATTCGTAACGAGCAAGGTAAAGTTGAAGAGCGGCTGCAGTGGAACTTACAGCAGGCCGAGCAAATACAGCAGCAGTTAAAGAGCCTGCAAGATAAGCAGCAAGAGCAACGATTGCATGCGGAAGATGCTGCTGAGCAGCAACAGCAGGTTGAAATGCAGTTGGAAGAGTTTGAACTGTTAATGGAGCAAACGGAGCAGGTTGATGAAGACTACGGTGAGCAACTGGAGTCTCAAGTTCGTGCCGAAGATGAGCAGTTACAGCAATTGCGCAGCCAACAGCAGCAGATGACGCTGCAACAGCAGAATTTACAGGCTCAGGCCGCACAGTTGCAGAAATTACTGCAACGCAGTGAACAACGCTACCAGCAACTTTTGCAGGAACGAAGTGAGCAGCAGACTGCAGACACGGATGAAAATGAAAGTGCACTCGATGAACAGTTAACCGAGCTGTTGGATAAGCGTGGTGAAGTTGCGGAACAGTTGCAGGAGCAACGCCAGCAATTGTCGCGGTTAGAGCACGACTTGCAGCAAATAACTCAGGGACAATCTGCAATTCAGGCCAAAATAGGGCAGGCCAAAGAGGCAATGCAGAGCACTGAAATTGAGCAGGTAAAATTGCAGGAACGCAGTCAGGCTGTACTGGAAACTTTGGCTGAAACAGGCCTTACATTGAAAAGTATACTGGAAGAGCTGTCCTCCGACGCTGACGAGAAGCAATGGCAGCAAGACCTGGAGTCAATACAAAATAAAATAAAACGCTTAGGCGCTATTAACCTGGCGGCAATTGATGAAGCCGAAGCGCAAAGAGAACGTAAACAGTACCTCGACCAGCAGGTGGATGATCTATCATCGGCGTTAGACACTTTAGAAGCGGCGATTCGTAAGATTGATAAGGAAACGCGACATCGGTTTAAAACCACTTTTGACGCGATAAACCATGATTTACAAATTCTGTTTCCGAAAGTTTTTGGTGGTGGCAGCGCCACTCTTGAACTTACCGATGATGACTTGCTGGAAACTGGGGTTACTATTATGGCAAGACCGCCGGGGAAGAAAAACAGTACAATTCATTTGCTTAGCGGTGGAGAAAAGGCACTGACCGCATTATCATTGGTATTCGCGATATTTCGCTTGAACCCGGCACCTTTTTGCCTGTTAGATGAGGTTGATGCGCCATTAGATGATGCCAACGTAGGACGGTTCTGCCGTTTGGTGAGTGAAATGTCCGAATCGGTGCAATTTATTTATATCAGCCACAATAAAGTGGCCATGGAAATGGCTACCCACCTGGCAGGGGTTACAATGCAGGAAGCGGGCGTTTCGAGATTGGTGGCGGTTGATGTTGAACAGGCTGTGGCGATGACAGACGCCGGATAA
- the cysZ gene encoding sulfate transporter CysZ gives MQKAAYSNSGLAYIGRGLELIRTKGLRRYVVVPILTNLILFSLAFSWLYAEVDYWLNRFMAWLPDFFQWLEFILWPLAVITIIALFSFIFSTIMHLIAAPFNGLLAEKVERYESGETLGDEGFLGLFKDIPRTLKREMQKLMYYIPRALGFFLLSLVIPVIGQVLWYVFVCWMMSIQYLDYPFDNHKLSFPRMRSELHRQRSKTLGFGFGVTVLTMIPLINLIIMPLAVCGATSLWVDHYRRSALG, from the coding sequence ATGCAAAAAGCAGCCTACAGTAATTCTGGATTAGCTTATATAGGACGCGGTTTAGAGCTTATTCGAACCAAAGGTTTGCGCCGCTATGTCGTGGTGCCTATTCTGACCAACCTTATCCTGTTCTCGCTTGCTTTCAGTTGGCTGTATGCTGAGGTGGACTACTGGCTGAACCGCTTTATGGCCTGGTTGCCCGACTTCTTTCAGTGGCTCGAGTTTATTTTATGGCCATTGGCGGTTATTACCATTATTGCGCTCTTCTCGTTTATTTTTAGTACCATCATGCATTTAATTGCAGCCCCTTTTAACGGGCTTCTGGCAGAAAAAGTAGAACGCTATGAAAGTGGCGAGACCTTAGGCGACGAGGGTTTCCTGGGTCTGTTTAAAGATATTCCGCGTACGCTAAAACGCGAAATGCAAAAACTTATGTACTACATTCCGCGGGCGCTCGGTTTCTTTCTGTTGTCGCTGGTTATTCCGGTTATTGGACAGGTACTTTGGTATGTCTTTGTCTGCTGGATGATGTCGATACAATACTTAGATTACCCGTTCGACAATCATAAGCTGTCGTTTCCGCGTATGCGTTCTGAATTACACCGACAACGCAGTAAAACGCTGGGCTTTGGATTCGGGGTCACCGTACTGACCATGATACCGCTGATTAACCTGATTATTATGCCGCTGGCGGTTTGTGGAGCAACCTCACTGTGGGTTGATCATTATCGTCGCAGCGCATTAGGTTGA
- the rmuC gene encoding DNA recombination protein RmuC, which translates to MMSLALWQWMAIIGVPVVTVVAALLLLWQQQRRLRLQAEQQNSALEQDADILRERVDELQLEVYEKDSRLRETLARAEHEQKTAEEKLNLLKVSEERLTQQFENLANRIFDEKSKGLQQHHQQSLQATLEPFKQQIDAFKKQITQQYTDETKERSALKNEVMSLKDLNRQMASEAEALTRALKGDTKQQGNWGEVVLERILEQSGLREGHEYQTQAHHRDEEGKSFKPDVIVHLPNKKDVVIDSKVSLSAYERYFNSDDDAERERALNEHVQSLKQHIKQLGKKSYHQLEGLRTLDYVLMFIPIEPAFLLAVDRDPELIRLALDNQIMLVSPTNLLVALRTVHNIWQYEYQNQNAEKIATDAARLYDKFVGFVEDLEKIGNGLQTLDNRYQEAMKKLSTGRGNLIGRVDKFRQMGVQTNKRLNPDYLDSEETSPEGIKSDGADKKND; encoded by the coding sequence ATTATGTCGCTGGCACTGTGGCAATGGATGGCAATAATAGGCGTGCCGGTTGTGACTGTAGTTGCGGCGTTGTTGTTGCTTTGGCAACAGCAACGCCGTTTGCGTTTACAGGCGGAGCAACAAAATTCGGCACTGGAGCAAGACGCGGACATTCTTCGTGAGCGCGTCGATGAACTTCAGCTCGAAGTCTATGAAAAAGACAGCCGCTTGCGTGAAACTCTGGCCAGAGCTGAACATGAGCAGAAAACCGCAGAAGAAAAGCTGAATTTACTGAAGGTTAGCGAAGAACGTCTGACCCAGCAGTTTGAAAATTTAGCCAACCGTATTTTTGATGAGAAGTCCAAAGGGTTGCAGCAGCATCACCAGCAGTCGTTACAGGCAACGTTAGAGCCGTTCAAACAGCAAATTGATGCGTTTAAAAAGCAAATTACTCAGCAGTATACCGATGAGACCAAAGAGCGCTCGGCACTTAAAAATGAAGTGATGTCGCTTAAGGATTTGAATCGTCAAATGGCGTCTGAGGCCGAAGCCTTAACCCGTGCATTAAAAGGCGACACTAAGCAACAAGGTAACTGGGGCGAAGTGGTACTGGAGCGTATTCTGGAGCAGTCTGGCCTGCGTGAAGGGCATGAGTATCAGACCCAGGCGCATCACCGCGACGAAGAAGGTAAGTCATTTAAGCCGGATGTGATTGTGCACTTGCCGAATAAAAAAGACGTGGTTATTGACTCGAAAGTCAGTTTGTCGGCCTATGAGCGGTATTTTAATTCTGACGACGACGCAGAACGTGAACGAGCGTTAAACGAGCACGTTCAGTCGCTGAAGCAACACATAAAACAGTTGGGTAAAAAGAGCTACCATCAGTTGGAAGGGCTGCGCACGCTGGATTATGTGTTGATGTTTATTCCGATTGAACCGGCGTTCTTGCTGGCAGTTGACAGAGACCCGGAGCTTATCCGGCTGGCGCTGGATAACCAGATTATGCTGGTAAGCCCGACTAACCTACTGGTTGCTCTGCGTACGGTGCATAACATCTGGCAGTATGAGTATCAGAATCAGAACGCTGAAAAAATAGCGACCGATGCTGCACGTTTGTACGACAAGTTTGTGGGCTTTGTGGAAGACTTAGAGAAAATAGGTAATGGCCTGCAGACTCTGGATAACCGTTATCAGGAAGCGATGAAAAAACTGAGTACGGGGCGCGGTAATCTCATCGGGCGGGTCGATAAATTCCGTCAAATGGGTGTGCAAACTAATAAACGGTTAAACCCGGATTACCTTGATTCCGAAGAAACCTCTCCGGAAGGTATTAAATCCGATGGTGCAGATAAGAAAAACGACTGA
- a CDS encoding fumarate hydratase, whose translation MTTIRQADFIDSIADSLQYISYYHPLDFIKALDEAYQREESEAAKNAIAQVLTNSRMSAQGHRPICQDTGIVTCFVKVGMGVQWDKTDLTVQQMVDEGTRRAYNNPDNPLRASIVADPAGARKNTGDNTPAVVHIDMVPGNEVEVMIAAKGGGSENKSKMAMLNPSDSIADWIVETLPKMGAGWCPPGMLGIGIGGTAEKSAVLAKESLMESVDIHELLERGPQNAEEELRLEIFNRVNALGIGAQGLGGLTTVLDVKIKSLPTHAASKPVTLIPNCAATRHVHFTLDGNGAADLTPPKLEDWPDVTFELGDDARRVNLDEVTKEDIQDWKMGETVLLSGKLLTGRDAAHKRIKGMLDNGEELPVDFNNRFIYYVGPVDPVGDEVVGPAGPTTSTRMDKFTDQMLEEAGIIGMVGKAERGPEAVESIRKHKAVYLMAVGGAAYLVAKAIKKSRVVAFEDLGMEAIYEFEVEDMPVTVAVDSDGQNAHTQGPAIWKAKIADLNEKLGA comes from the coding sequence ATGACCACCATTCGTCAGGCCGATTTTATTGACAGTATTGCCGATTCATTGCAGTACATTTCCTATTATCACCCACTGGACTTTATTAAAGCACTGGACGAGGCATATCAGCGTGAAGAGAGCGAAGCGGCGAAAAATGCCATCGCTCAGGTGCTGACTAACTCGCGTATGTCGGCACAAGGGCACCGTCCAATTTGTCAGGACACCGGTATTGTCACCTGTTTTGTGAAAGTGGGCATGGGTGTGCAGTGGGATAAAACTGATCTGACGGTTCAGCAAATGGTGGATGAAGGTACTCGCCGCGCTTATAACAACCCGGACAACCCACTGCGTGCATCGATTGTGGCAGACCCGGCGGGCGCCCGAAAGAATACCGGCGATAACACGCCGGCTGTTGTGCATATTGATATGGTACCGGGTAATGAAGTTGAAGTGATGATCGCTGCAAAAGGTGGTGGTTCTGAGAATAAATCGAAAATGGCGATGCTGAACCCCAGTGACTCTATTGCGGACTGGATTGTAGAAACCTTGCCGAAGATGGGCGCTGGTTGGTGCCCGCCTGGTATGCTGGGTATAGGTATTGGTGGTACGGCTGAAAAATCAGCGGTACTGGCAAAGGAGTCGTTGATGGAATCTGTCGATATCCATGAGCTTCTTGAGCGAGGCCCGCAAAATGCCGAAGAAGAGCTGCGTTTAGAAATTTTTAACCGCGTTAACGCATTAGGTATTGGCGCGCAGGGTTTAGGTGGTTTAACAACGGTGCTGGATGTGAAAATTAAATCACTGCCAACCCACGCGGCCTCTAAGCCGGTGACTTTAATTCCGAACTGCGCGGCCACCCGTCACGTACACTTTACGTTAGACGGCAACGGCGCGGCAGATTTAACTCCGCCGAAATTGGAAGACTGGCCGGATGTGACTTTTGAGCTGGGTGATGATGCTCGTCGCGTGAACCTGGATGAAGTGACCAAAGAAGACATTCAGGACTGGAAAATGGGCGAAACCGTGCTCTTGTCCGGCAAGTTGTTGACTGGGCGTGATGCGGCGCACAAACGTATTAAAGGTATGCTGGATAACGGTGAAGAGCTTCCGGTTGATTTTAATAACCGCTTTATTTACTACGTTGGTCCGGTTGACCCGGTCGGTGACGAAGTAGTGGGGCCGGCTGGCCCGACAACCTCTACGCGTATGGATAAGTTCACGGACCAGATGCTGGAAGAAGCCGGTATTATTGGCATGGTCGGTAAAGCAGAGCGTGGCCCCGAAGCCGTGGAAAGTATTCGTAAGCACAAAGCCGTTTACCTGATGGCCGTTGGCGGCGCTGCTTACCTGGTAGCAAAAGCCATTAAAAAGTCCCGTGTGGTGGCTTTTGAAGACTTGGGTATGGAAGCTATTTACGAATTTGAAGTGGAAGACATGCCGGTGACTGTGGCTGTGGATAGCGATGGTCAAAATGCGCATACGCAGGGGCCTGCTATTTGGAAAGCAAAAATTGCTGACCTCAATGAAAAACTAGGAGCTTAA
- the pabB gene encoding aminodeoxychorismate synthase component I has translation MSVFPDLCAIELNCQASAIELFQRCQHESYALLLDSAAQSHENCAYDIIFRQPELVLSCKAGNLKVSADNPSKLPPLPDSAAELCRYAEQLNQLSGRYSGPAELPFQGGFAGAVGYDHGRSLEVIPEFNADTYQSPDAILAYYSQALIIDRQSDTVWLVAPVGRSDELRAFWEQQVATKKPDTFQLLSDWQSNMSEQQYIGKFNAVQNYLLAGDTYQINLAQRYSASYQGSEWSAYLKLRHANSAPFSAFMRLPGSAILSLSPERFLLTDAKGQVETKPIKGTRPRFDDTHKDQASQQTLLSSEKDRAENLMIVDLLRNDLSKNCEPGSIKTPSLFTIESFPAVHHLVSTVVGKLQPGRTALSLFNGAFPGGSITGAPKIRAMQIIEELEPNRRNIYCGSMGYFSQHGRSDTSITIRTLLAEDGQLHCWAGGGLVADSTAAEEYQETKDKVSRILPVLTS, from the coding sequence GTGAGTGTTTTCCCGGATCTCTGTGCGATAGAACTTAATTGCCAGGCCTCAGCTATTGAGTTATTTCAGCGCTGTCAGCATGAAAGCTACGCACTGTTACTGGACTCTGCCGCGCAAAGTCATGAGAACTGTGCCTACGATATTATCTTCCGGCAGCCAGAGTTGGTTTTAAGCTGCAAGGCAGGAAACCTGAAAGTATCGGCAGATAACCCGTCAAAACTTCCTCCCTTGCCCGATTCGGCAGCTGAACTTTGCCGTTATGCCGAGCAATTGAATCAGTTATCAGGTCGTTATTCGGGGCCTGCTGAACTGCCTTTTCAGGGCGGCTTTGCCGGCGCTGTTGGCTATGACCATGGCCGCTCACTGGAAGTCATCCCTGAATTCAATGCAGATACCTATCAGTCACCCGATGCAATACTGGCTTATTACAGCCAAGCACTGATTATCGACCGGCAGAGCGACACGGTCTGGTTAGTTGCGCCAGTAGGACGGTCAGACGAGCTTCGCGCGTTCTGGGAGCAACAAGTAGCAACAAAAAAGCCTGACACTTTTCAATTGCTAAGCGACTGGCAAAGCAATATGAGCGAGCAGCAGTACATCGGTAAATTTAACGCGGTACAAAACTACCTACTGGCTGGAGATACCTACCAAATTAATTTAGCGCAACGGTATTCAGCCAGTTATCAGGGCAGTGAATGGTCCGCTTACCTTAAATTACGACACGCTAATTCAGCACCGTTTTCTGCCTTTATGCGTCTTCCCGGCAGCGCTATTCTGAGCCTGTCGCCGGAACGCTTTTTGCTAACCGACGCTAAGGGGCAAGTAGAAACAAAACCCATTAAAGGTACACGTCCGCGATTTGACGATACGCACAAAGATCAAGCCAGCCAGCAGACTCTGTTAAGCTCAGAAAAGGACCGGGCAGAAAACCTGATGATTGTGGATTTACTGCGTAATGATCTCAGTAAAAACTGTGAGCCGGGTAGCATCAAAACCCCAAGCTTGTTTACCATAGAGAGCTTTCCGGCGGTGCATCACCTGGTTTCTACAGTAGTCGGTAAATTACAGCCGGGTCGCACCGCGTTAAGTCTGTTTAACGGCGCCTTCCCGGGTGGTTCTATTACCGGCGCGCCGAAAATTCGGGCTATGCAAATTATTGAAGAGCTGGAACCGAATCGTCGTAATATTTACTGCGGCAGTATGGGCTACTTTTCTCAGCACGGTCGCAGTGACACCAGTATTACCATTCGTACGCTGCTCGCCGAAGACGGTCAATTACACTGTTGGGCTGGCGGCGGTCTGGTCGCGGACTCAACGGCAGCAGAGGAGTATCAGGAAACTAAAGATAAAGTGTCACGCATACTGCCGGTGTTAACCTCATGA
- a CDS encoding CoA pyrophosphatase, producing the protein MTINSRADFMRRFSMHPSLPAERRIDEPLRKRLRPAAVLIPIIERPHGLSLILTRRSSKLRKHAGQISFPGGRFDETDSDLLDTALRETEEEIGLPRSQVEVIGRLHDYPVLSYFMIRPYVAFVSPQQPLVAEESEVAEIFEVPLADILDHGNHYVYRIRKFIYDRVYFIPWQHRNIWGATAGILRELSEQLQPDGKNHFRPLN; encoded by the coding sequence ATGACCATAAACAGTCGCGCTGACTTTATGCGTCGCTTCAGCATGCACCCATCCCTACCGGCGGAACGTAGAATTGATGAGCCACTGCGTAAACGTTTGCGCCCGGCAGCAGTGTTAATTCCTATTATTGAGCGTCCGCATGGGTTGTCGCTTATACTCACACGGCGCTCCAGCAAATTGCGTAAGCATGCGGGTCAAATCAGTTTCCCGGGAGGTCGCTTTGACGAAACCGATAGCGATTTACTGGACACGGCTCTACGAGAAACTGAAGAAGAAATTGGCCTGCCCCGCAGTCAGGTGGAGGTTATTGGACGCTTACACGACTACCCAGTGCTGTCTTATTTTATGATCCGACCTTACGTGGCTTTTGTCTCACCACAACAGCCGCTGGTTGCCGAGGAAAGTGAAGTTGCTGAAATTTTTGAAGTACCGCTGGCTGATATTCTCGATCATGGGAACCACTACGTTTATCGTATTCGTAAGTTTATCTATGACCGCGTGTATTTCATCCCCTGGCAGCACCGGAATATCTGGGGCGCAACCGCCGGTATTTTACGTGAGTTATCAGAACAACTGCAGCCCGACGGAAAAAATCACTTCAGACCACTGAACTGA